The Alkalibacter saccharofermentans DSM 14828 genome includes a window with the following:
- a CDS encoding V-type ATP synthase subunit B: MKKEYLKIDKVVGPLVEMSNVEGVAYGEVVDIKSKDGEIKKGKVIRLEKDKVTIQVFENTSGLSTDNSSIRFKNEAFELPLSKDILGRVFDGLGRPDDIGGEVYSRKRYNINGRPINPVARKYPRDFIQTGISSIDALITLIRGQKLPIFSGNGMPHNELAAQIVRQARLSEGSNEDFAIVFAAIGVKHDDADFFRRSFIEANAMDRVVMFINYADDPVAERINTPRCALAAAEYLAFEEGMQILVVMSDITSYCEALREVSSAREEVPSRKGYPGYLYSDLASLYERAGMLKDNPGSITYLPILTMPNDDITHPIPDLTGFITEGQIVLGRELFQNNFYPPVNILPSLSRLMKDGIGEGYTRKDHPDLANQLFACYSKVQEVRALAQIIGEDDLTEIDKKYIEFGRQFEERFIAQGFEENRTMNETLDLGWDILRTLPVTELNRLNPALVEEYY; this comes from the coding sequence TTGAAAAAAGAATATCTAAAAATAGATAAAGTCGTAGGTCCTCTTGTTGAGATGTCAAACGTAGAAGGTGTGGCTTACGGTGAGGTCGTAGATATTAAAAGCAAAGACGGCGAGATAAAAAAAGGGAAAGTGATTCGTCTCGAAAAAGACAAGGTAACCATACAGGTTTTTGAAAACACATCAGGACTTTCCACAGATAATTCTTCGATTAGATTTAAGAACGAAGCGTTTGAGCTGCCTTTATCCAAAGATATACTGGGCAGGGTTTTCGATGGTCTGGGAAGACCAGACGACATCGGAGGGGAGGTTTATAGCAGAAAAAGATACAATATAAACGGTAGACCCATCAACCCCGTAGCCAGAAAATATCCTAGGGATTTCATACAGACAGGGATCTCGAGCATAGACGCATTAATAACTCTAATCAGGGGGCAAAAATTGCCTATATTCTCGGGAAACGGTATGCCCCACAACGAATTGGCAGCCCAGATCGTTAGGCAAGCAAGGTTGAGTGAAGGCTCAAATGAGGATTTTGCGATAGTATTTGCTGCTATAGGCGTAAAGCACGATGATGCGGATTTTTTCAGAAGAAGCTTCATTGAGGCAAATGCAATGGACAGGGTGGTAATGTTTATTAACTATGCTGACGACCCGGTAGCAGAGAGAATCAACACCCCAAGGTGTGCTTTGGCTGCTGCTGAGTACTTGGCTTTTGAAGAAGGTATGCAGATTCTCGTGGTAATGAGCGATATCACTAGCTATTGTGAGGCTTTACGGGAGGTTTCTTCTGCAAGGGAAGAGGTGCCCAGCAGAAAAGGATATCCAGGATATCTATATTCAGATTTGGCGTCCTTGTATGAACGGGCGGGAATGTTGAAAGACAATCCAGGGTCCATAACATATTTGCCTATACTCACTATGCCCAATGACGATATCACCCATCCTATTCCTGATTTGACAGGTTTTATTACGGAAGGACAGATTGTTTTGGGCAGAGAGCTTTTTCAAAACAACTTTTACCCTCCTGTAAACATACTCCCGTCATTGTCAAGATTAATGAAGGACGGCATAGGAGAAGGTTATACTAGAAAGGATCATCCTGACCTTGCAAATCAATTGTTTGCCTGTTATTCCAAAGTCCAGGAAGTTAGAGCATTGGCTCAAATAATCGGCGAAGATGATCTTACTGAAATAGATAAAAAGTATATAGAGTTTGGCAGGCAATTTGAAGAGAGATTTATAGCTCAAGGATTCGAAGAAAATAGGACAATGAATGAGACCTTGGATCTGGGATGGGATATTTTAAGAACTCTTCCTGTAACTGAGCTTAACAGGCTTAATCCAGCTTTGGTTGAAGAGTACTATTAA
- a CDS encoding V-type ATP synthase subunit A, with the protein MIVNGKITMINGPVIKGEKMSGFRMREMVMVGEKRLIGEVIILDGETGTVQVYEETEGLKLGQEIIPTGKPLSVKLGPGMIGNIFDGIQRPLLKIDEINKNFIPEGIGMISLDEDKEWQVELSVKKGDQLEPGQIFGSVRESGLIEHKLLVPPGCAGVVEKIVSDGVYRIEDVLVVLKNKNRTIELKMYHEWPVRNARPVRERKEIEKLLVTGQRVLDMFFPLAKGGTCAIPGGFGTGKTMTQHQLAKWSDADIIIYIGCGERGNEMTEVLEDFPKLIDPKSNRPLMERTVLIANTSNMPVAAREASIYTGITMAEYYRDMGYDVAIMADSTSRWAEALREISGRLEEMPAEEGYPAYLSSRVAEFYERAGYVKTLSEKEGSVTIIGAVSPAGGDFSEPVTENTKRYVNVFLALDKELAYARHYPAINWLDSYSGYLKVLEGWYEENLSDEAIPLRNKMLELLYKENKLLEIVMLVGEDVLPDDQRIILEISKIIKAGFLQQNAFNKEDTFVPLEKQYKMLKAIDHLYEKCKSSLALSIPISQIKNREIFDELIKMKYTVPNKDLTKIDEINSMIDTYYDELNQKYLE; encoded by the coding sequence ATGATCGTTAACGGAAAAATAACAATGATAAACGGACCTGTAATAAAGGGAGAGAAAATGTCAGGATTTAGAATGCGGGAGATGGTCATGGTTGGTGAGAAAAGGCTCATTGGCGAAGTCATAATCTTAGATGGCGAGACCGGTACCGTGCAGGTTTATGAGGAAACAGAGGGACTTAAACTAGGACAGGAAATAATCCCTACAGGTAAACCTCTTTCTGTTAAGCTGGGTCCGGGCATGATAGGAAATATTTTTGATGGAATTCAGAGACCATTGCTGAAGATAGATGAAATCAACAAAAATTTCATACCGGAAGGAATAGGTATGATATCCTTGGACGAAGACAAAGAATGGCAAGTGGAATTAAGTGTCAAAAAAGGTGATCAACTCGAACCTGGACAGATTTTCGGTTCTGTTAGAGAATCAGGATTGATAGAGCATAAATTGTTGGTTCCACCAGGCTGTGCCGGTGTGGTGGAAAAAATAGTTTCAGATGGCGTATATAGAATCGAAGACGTTCTGGTTGTGCTTAAGAATAAAAACAGGACTATAGAATTAAAAATGTATCACGAATGGCCTGTGAGAAATGCCAGGCCGGTTAGAGAAAGAAAAGAAATAGAAAAGCTTCTTGTTACAGGACAAAGAGTCCTCGACATGTTTTTCCCACTGGCAAAAGGGGGCACATGTGCTATTCCGGGGGGATTTGGTACCGGTAAGACCATGACCCAGCACCAACTGGCTAAATGGTCCGACGCTGATATCATAATATATATTGGATGCGGTGAAAGAGGTAATGAAATGACGGAAGTCTTGGAAGATTTTCCAAAGTTGATCGATCCCAAGTCAAATCGGCCTCTCATGGAAAGAACCGTGCTCATCGCCAATACTTCCAATATGCCGGTGGCAGCCCGTGAAGCTAGTATTTACACAGGGATCACCATGGCGGAATACTACCGAGATATGGGTTATGACGTAGCTATAATGGCGGATTCTACATCGAGATGGGCAGAGGCTCTAAGGGAGATATCGGGCAGGCTGGAAGAGATGCCTGCTGAAGAAGGCTATCCTGCATACCTGTCTTCGAGGGTAGCTGAATTTTATGAACGGGCAGGTTATGTAAAAACATTGAGTGAAAAAGAAGGCTCTGTAACCATAATTGGTGCTGTTTCACCGGCGGGGGGAGATTTCTCTGAACCGGTCACTGAAAACACTAAGAGGTACGTAAATGTATTCCTGGCATTGGATAAAGAACTGGCATATGCCAGACATTATCCTGCGATAAACTGGCTTGACAGCTACAGCGGATATCTTAAGGTGTTGGAGGGTTGGTACGAAGAGAACCTTTCAGATGAGGCGATACCTCTAAGGAATAAGATGCTGGAGCTTTTATACAAGGAAAACAAACTTCTGGAAATCGTCATGCTGGTTGGGGAGGATGTACTTCCGGATGATCAAAGGATAATATTAGAGATCTCAAAAATAATTAAAGCGGGATTTTTGCAGCAAAATGCTTTCAACAAAGAGGACACATTTGTGCCACTGGAAAAGCAGTACAAGATGCTTAAGGCAATAGACCATCTGTATGAAAAATGCAAAAGTTCATTAGCTCTCAGCATACCCATATCCCAGATAAAAAACAGAGAAATATTTGACGAGCTTATCAAAATGAAGTATACAGTGCCCAATAAAGATCTGACTAAGATAGATGAGATAAATTCTATGATAGACACTTACTATGACGAATTAAACCAAAAATATCTTGAATAG
- a CDS encoding ABC transporter ATP-binding protein: MEKIINKTDESQLDKRIWLKIIKDLTEYKKEMIAVMMLMISVSLADSIFPQMTRVAIDRFIVPESSEGLSVFALLYACLVAWQAVNILLFIKAAGKVEVRFAYGIRKKAFEKLQGLSFSYFDETPKGWIMARMTSDIRKIGEIISWGVVDLVWGLSMMVIIAGFMLYYNWRLALVALSVVPVLAVLSRFFQLKILKEYRGVRKINSQITSLFSEGISGATTTKSLALEENSFKEFKSATDNMRIKSIRAAIFTSMFMPLAISIGSIGSALVLFKGGSGVAQGSVSLGVLILFITYTAQFFEPIRELARVISEFQQAQASAERVYALLGTKETVGDFEAVIDIDNEKEVELNGRIEFKNVNFSYLKGEPVLSDFNLCVKPGEKIALVGETGSGKSTIVNLLCRFYEPTSGEITLDGVDYKKRSLGWLHSKIGYVLQSPHLFSGSIKENILFGKPGGTMEEVINAAKVVNAHEFIVKLDRGYDSKVGEGGGKLSTGEKQLISFARAVIRNPRIFILDEATSSVDTQTEVYIQKAINQVMKGRTAFIVAHRLSTVLSSDRILLIEKGIIKEMGSHDELMSKRGDYYSLVQSQFFHRPSDAI; encoded by the coding sequence ATGGAAAAAATAATAAATAAAACTGACGAGAGTCAACTGGATAAGCGGATTTGGCTTAAAATTATAAAAGATCTGACTGAATATAAAAAAGAAATGATAGCAGTGATGATGCTTATGATAAGCGTTTCCTTGGCAGATAGCATCTTTCCCCAGATGACAAGGGTTGCGATAGACAGATTCATAGTACCTGAAAGCTCTGAAGGGTTGAGTGTTTTTGCATTGCTGTACGCCTGTCTCGTTGCATGGCAAGCGGTGAATATACTATTGTTCATCAAGGCTGCGGGCAAGGTCGAGGTTAGATTTGCATACGGAATCAGAAAAAAAGCATTCGAGAAGTTGCAAGGACTTTCCTTCTCTTATTTTGACGAAACACCTAAAGGATGGATAATGGCCAGAATGACGTCGGACATAAGAAAAATCGGTGAGATCATATCCTGGGGAGTTGTGGATCTGGTCTGGGGATTGTCCATGATGGTTATTATAGCAGGATTCATGCTTTACTATAATTGGAGATTGGCCTTGGTAGCCCTGTCCGTGGTGCCCGTTCTTGCCGTCTTGAGCAGATTTTTTCAGCTAAAAATACTCAAAGAGTACAGAGGGGTTAGGAAAATCAATTCCCAGATAACTTCGTTATTTAGCGAAGGAATAAGCGGAGCTACAACGACAAAATCCCTGGCGTTGGAAGAAAACAGTTTCAAAGAGTTTAAGTCCGCTACTGATAATATGAGGATAAAATCAATCAGAGCTGCAATCTTTACCTCGATGTTTATGCCCTTGGCTATAAGCATCGGTTCTATCGGTTCAGCCTTGGTTCTATTCAAAGGTGGTTCAGGAGTTGCACAGGGGAGCGTATCTTTAGGAGTCTTGATTCTTTTCATAACATATACGGCGCAATTTTTCGAGCCTATAAGGGAGCTCGCAAGGGTAATATCAGAGTTTCAACAGGCTCAGGCTTCAGCAGAGCGAGTATACGCCTTATTGGGAACAAAAGAGACGGTAGGTGATTTTGAAGCTGTAATAGATATTGATAATGAAAAAGAAGTGGAGTTAAATGGGAGGATAGAGTTTAAAAATGTTAATTTCAGCTATTTGAAGGGAGAACCTGTATTGTCTGACTTTAACCTTTGTGTAAAACCTGGAGAAAAGATAGCGTTGGTTGGAGAGACGGGATCAGGAAAAAGCACCATAGTAAATCTCCTATGCAGGTTTTACGAACCCACGTCAGGAGAGATTACCCTTGATGGAGTTGATTACAAGAAAAGATCTTTGGGATGGCTTCATTCAAAAATCGGATATGTACTACAAAGTCCTCACCTTTTCAGTGGGTCAATAAAAGAAAATATACTCTTTGGCAAGCCAGGAGGAACCATGGAAGAAGTGATAAATGCGGCTAAGGTGGTAAACGCCCACGAATTCATAGTGAAGCTGGATAGAGGTTATGACAGCAAGGTCGGAGAAGGTGGGGGTAAATTATCCACTGGGGAAAAGCAGCTGATATCATTTGCCAGGGCTGTGATAAGAAATCCAAGAATTTTTATTTTAGACGAAGCAACATCCTCTGTGGATACACAGACGGAGGTCTATATACAAAAGGCCATCAACCAGGTGATGAAGGGAAGGACTGCGTTTATAGTTGCTCACCGTCTATCCACTGTATTGTCATCAGACAGGATTTTATTGATAGAAAAGGGTATAATAAAAGAGATGGGCAGCCATGATGAGCTTATGAGCAAAAGAGGAGATTATTACTCATTGGTTCAAAGCCAGTTTTTTCATAGACCGTCTGATGCGATTTAA
- a CDS encoding helix-hairpin-helix domain-containing protein: MIKGKLDRQSLWIIGISLLILSAFILFYTGFTKGNISLSSDYEIEKNMEENAAEEKLLDNDIISGEEDMAEEEPEIYVHVSGEVKSPGVVKLKSGSRLYEAVEKAGGITKDGDYDSVNLASLLTDQQKVVIGNINEPKIPDSVYAGGSDAEITTSNKININSAGKTELETLPGIGSTIAQSIIDYRQSNNGFASIDDIKNVNRIGDKTFDKIKDMITAN; the protein is encoded by the coding sequence GTGATCAAAGGAAAGCTTGACAGGCAAAGCTTATGGATCATTGGTATTAGCCTGCTGATTCTCAGCGCTTTTATTTTATTCTATACAGGATTCACCAAAGGAAACATATCTTTGTCGTCGGACTATGAAATTGAAAAAAATATGGAAGAAAACGCAGCAGAAGAAAAATTGTTAGACAATGATATTATCAGTGGAGAAGAGGATATGGCTGAAGAGGAGCCTGAAATATATGTACATGTTTCCGGTGAAGTAAAAAGCCCCGGGGTGGTCAAGCTTAAAAGTGGATCGAGACTCTACGAAGCCGTAGAAAAAGCAGGGGGAATAACAAAGGATGGTGATTATGACAGCGTAAACCTGGCATCTCTCTTGACAGACCAGCAAAAAGTGGTGATTGGCAATATCAATGAGCCCAAAATACCGGATAGCGTTTATGCAGGGGGCAGTGATGCTGAAATCACGACAAGCAACAAAATCAATATCAATTCGGCTGGGAAAACAGAGCTAGAAACGCTTCCAGGAATTGGTTCGACCATTGCTCAGAGCATAATAGACTACAGGCAGTCTAATAACGGATTTGCTTCAATAGATGATATAAAAAATGTTAATCGAATCGGGGATAAGACGTTCGATAAGATTAAGGATATGATAACTGCGAATTGA
- a CDS encoding GNAT family N-acetyltransferase, translating to MLETKRLMLKMPNPRQAAKVADYYKRNAEFLGKWEPKRNEEFYSLKYHFFDLKNQKDRFCNDEEYRFWIFKKDTWNLIGSVTINCIIWGNFKSCFMSYKLDAVEVNKGYVTEACEKVLDFVFEVAGLHRVEINMVKDNYASIRVAEKLGFAKEGMSHKFLEINGKWMDHYRYAKINEED from the coding sequence ATGCTTGAAACTAAAAGACTTATGCTTAAAATGCCTAATCCCAGGCAAGCAGCTAAAGTAGCAGATTACTATAAGCGCAATGCCGAATTTTTGGGAAAATGGGAGCCGAAAAGAAATGAGGAGTTTTATAGCCTCAAATATCATTTCTTTGACTTGAAGAATCAAAAGGACCGATTTTGCAATGATGAGGAATACAGGTTTTGGATATTTAAAAAAGACACGTGGAATTTAATAGGATCTGTTACCATCAATTGCATCATATGGGGCAATTTCAAGAGCTGTTTCATGTCATACAAGCTCGATGCGGTTGAAGTCAACAAAGGATATGTAACCGAAGCATGTGAAAAAGTGCTGGATTTTGTCTTTGAGGTTGCTGGCTTGCACAGAGTGGAAATTAATATGGTGAAAGACAACTATGCATCAATCAGAGTGGCTGAAAAATTGGGATTTGCCAAAGAAGGGATGTCGCATAAATTCTTGGAAATTAACGGGAAATGGATGGATCATTATAGATATGCAAAAATCAATGAGGAGGACTGA
- a CDS encoding D-alanyl-D-alanine carboxypeptidase family protein — translation MFRKVLLTLAALFLFSGSNTVNAQPLVESEAAILMDGNTGQVLFEKNSHDIHYPASITKILTALILVENTDPSDNIIVGEDVPFLIERGSSQVYLIPGEVLTAEQMLNALMIESANDAAVAIAQHISGSIEEFSALMNKRAKELGATDTNFTNPSGLHDDNHYTTAYDMAMIMKEVITHPELRDVMTTINYKIPKTQHQEERYLWTKNRLIRSPSNEYYYEDVTATKTGFTSMAGNTLVTSAARDSLSLITVVLKSRGVMTYIDTCNMLDYGFDNFTTTVLSEPNQLVKSIPFAGENLDLLADNRLVCTIPKDQASLIDAKVLVSENLDLPLDKGEVVGEVVYTLKGIEIGKVALLSAQAISKPFNLIDLVKSVAGAAFAILLASYSVLRVYVSRQNRKIRRRKKLKKIKNEYSKF, via the coding sequence ATGTTTAGAAAAGTTCTTTTAACACTTGCAGCATTATTTCTTTTTTCAGGATCAAATACCGTCAACGCACAGCCTTTAGTAGAATCAGAGGCTGCAATTTTGATGGATGGAAATACAGGTCAAGTTCTATTTGAAAAAAACAGCCATGATATCCACTATCCTGCCAGCATAACTAAGATTCTCACAGCGCTCATTTTAGTGGAAAACACCGATCCGTCTGACAACATAATCGTTGGAGAGGATGTTCCTTTTCTCATAGAGAGAGGCAGCAGTCAGGTTTATCTAATACCCGGAGAAGTCCTAACTGCCGAGCAGATGCTAAATGCATTGATGATTGAATCAGCGAATGACGCTGCAGTGGCCATTGCCCAGCATATCAGCGGATCCATAGAAGAATTTTCTGCTTTGATGAATAAACGGGCTAAAGAATTGGGAGCGACTGATACCAATTTCACAAATCCCAGCGGACTACACGACGACAATCACTATACCACAGCCTATGACATGGCCATGATAATGAAAGAGGTCATAACGCACCCAGAGCTTAGGGATGTAATGACAACAATCAATTACAAAATCCCTAAAACCCAACACCAGGAAGAAAGATATCTCTGGACTAAAAATAGGCTCATAAGGTCGCCATCTAACGAATACTACTACGAAGACGTAACTGCTACAAAAACCGGATTTACATCAATGGCCGGAAATACTCTGGTCACGTCTGCTGCTAGAGATTCATTGAGCCTGATAACCGTGGTGCTGAAATCAAGGGGAGTAATGACCTATATCGACACATGCAACATGCTGGATTACGGATTCGATAATTTTACCACTACTGTGCTTTCTGAGCCAAATCAGCTGGTAAAATCGATTCCCTTCGCTGGTGAAAATTTGGACCTACTCGCTGATAACAGGCTGGTGTGCACGATCCCTAAGGATCAAGCGAGCCTAATCGACGCAAAGGTATTGGTAAGTGAAAATCTTGACCTTCCTTTGGACAAAGGCGAAGTCGTAGGAGAGGTGGTTTACACCCTCAAAGGAATCGAAATCGGGAAGGTGGCTTTGCTGTCAGCCCAGGCAATTTCAAAGCCATTTAACCTAATTGACCTTGTAAAGTCAGTTGCAGGCGCGGCATTTGCAATACTGCTAGCGTCATATTCAGTGCTTAGAGTATATGTGTCCAGGCAAAATAGAAAGATCAGAAGAAGAAAAAAGCTAAAAAAAATAAAGAATGAATATTCAAAATTCTGA
- a CDS encoding ABC transporter ATP-binding protein: MENLLPLFSYMRGYKKTYLIAAILMGLSVGFSLVNPLILQIAVDNSIGDLNVENPIVAGIMELLKIESLSGYLWFFAFLYVVFTALRGFLLYFVGKLSASASEGTVKNLRDRLFNHIQRLPFSYHKNANTGDLIQRATSDMETLKKFLALQLVETGKVALMVLFSVYVMWRLSPRMTISAVSLTPVIFLFAWFFFRKIQSGFEIADEAEAELSTVIQENLSGIRVVKAFGAEGAQIKVFGEKNSEYRDKSYKLLSDLAWYWSISDFLCFSQIGLVLVYGVYLNLSGEITLGVLVAFTSYVTMLVWPIRQMGNIIADFGKALVSVERIQMILLEDEEDYVETGLKPQIAGNVKFEDVAFSYSDDPKRKILDGINFDIKHGEVLAVLGKTGSGKSTLAHLLAGFYQPVKGKILIDGIDLRSIEKTWLRKSVRLVLQEPFLFSGTITENIDIYGKSEQEQIFKAAKTASIDKDIIRFEKGYETYVGEEGVTLSGGQRQRIAIARTIIDKASVLIFDDSLSALDAKTERQVRKELRAENEEASILIITHKISTAMEADKIIVMDGGRIVQQGKHDELAVADGLYKEIWDHQNTFNGNIMTGHRGN, encoded by the coding sequence GTGGAAAATCTTTTGCCCCTTTTTTCTTATATGAGAGGATATAAAAAAACTTATTTGATAGCTGCAATCCTAATGGGCTTGTCAGTAGGGTTTTCATTGGTGAACCCGCTGATTCTTCAAATAGCAGTGGACAATTCTATCGGGGACCTTAATGTCGAAAATCCTATAGTGGCGGGAATCATGGAACTGCTTAAGATAGAGTCGCTTTCTGGCTATCTTTGGTTTTTTGCCTTTTTGTATGTGGTTTTCACTGCGCTGAGAGGCTTTTTGCTCTACTTTGTAGGCAAATTATCCGCAAGTGCTTCTGAGGGAACTGTAAAAAATCTCAGAGACAGGTTATTTAATCATATCCAAAGGCTGCCTTTTTCATATCACAAGAATGCAAATACAGGTGATTTAATCCAAAGAGCTACCTCCGATATGGAGACATTAAAAAAATTTTTAGCGCTTCAACTTGTGGAAACGGGAAAAGTGGCGCTAATGGTTTTATTCTCGGTATATGTGATGTGGAGGTTAAGTCCGAGGATGACGATTTCAGCTGTATCCCTCACGCCAGTGATCTTCTTGTTTGCCTGGTTTTTCTTCAGGAAGATTCAAAGTGGATTTGAGATTGCAGATGAGGCTGAAGCTGAATTATCAACTGTAATACAGGAAAATCTAAGCGGCATAAGAGTCGTAAAGGCATTTGGTGCTGAAGGCGCTCAAATCAAGGTTTTTGGAGAGAAAAATTCGGAATACAGGGATAAATCCTATAAACTGCTTTCAGATTTGGCGTGGTACTGGTCTATTTCTGACTTTTTGTGTTTTTCCCAAATAGGGCTGGTACTCGTATATGGAGTTTACCTGAATCTATCAGGAGAGATTACGCTGGGCGTATTGGTAGCATTTACATCCTATGTCACGATGTTAGTTTGGCCAATCAGGCAAATGGGAAACATTATAGCTGACTTTGGCAAAGCCCTCGTTTCGGTAGAAAGAATACAAATGATACTGCTTGAAGACGAAGAGGATTATGTCGAAACCGGATTGAAGCCTCAAATAGCAGGCAATGTAAAATTTGAAGATGTAGCTTTCTCATACTCGGACGATCCCAAAAGAAAGATCCTAGACGGCATCAATTTTGATATCAAGCATGGAGAAGTGCTTGCGGTATTGGGAAAAACCGGGTCGGGAAAGTCCACCCTTGCGCATTTGCTGGCAGGATTTTATCAACCGGTAAAGGGTAAGATATTGATAGATGGCATTGATTTGAGGAGCATTGAAAAAACATGGCTGAGAAAAAGTGTGAGGTTGGTGCTTCAAGAGCCATTTCTGTTTTCAGGAACTATAACTGAAAATATAGATATCTACGGAAAGAGTGAGCAGGAACAAATTTTTAAAGCGGCTAAAACGGCATCAATCGACAAAGATATAATAAGATTTGAAAAGGGTTATGAAACCTATGTAGGTGAAGAGGGGGTGACTTTGTCCGGAGGTCAGCGTCAAAGGATAGCGATAGCTAGAACCATCATCGACAAAGCTTCCGTACTCATCTTTGACGACTCATTAAGCGCCTTGGATGCCAAGACCGAAAGACAGGTCAGAAAAGAGCTCAGGGCGGAAAATGAAGAAGCGTCCATCCTGATAATCACCCACAAGATTTCAACAGCCATGGAAGCCGACAAAATCATCGTAATGGATGGAGGCAGGATAGTACAGCAGGGAAAACACGATGAATTGGCTGTTGCCGATGGTTTGTACAAAGAAATTTGGGATCATCAAAATACTTTTAATGGAAACATTATGACCGGGCATAGAGGGAACTGA
- a CDS encoding V-type ATP synthase subunit D, protein MPGKITPTKANLLKSKGALDFSQKGFELLDKKRTVLIQEMMSLIEAAKKIEVEIEKKFNQAYEAVKHTSITMGLTNLEEVTLGINKEEDYQIRFKSVMGVEIPEVIYNKTEKIKPQYGFYRSNPSLDIAIFALNEVKYLSYELARVETAAYKLSVEIRKTQKRANALEKIHLPRLKGQIKFITDTIDEKEREDFFRLKIIKKKQNDGI, encoded by the coding sequence ATGCCGGGTAAAATAACACCGACAAAGGCAAATCTGCTCAAAAGTAAAGGAGCATTGGATTTTTCTCAAAAAGGATTTGAGCTGCTGGACAAAAAGAGGACCGTCTTGATTCAAGAAATGATGAGCCTTATAGAAGCCGCAAAAAAAATCGAAGTCGAAATCGAAAAAAAATTCAATCAAGCCTATGAAGCGGTTAAACATACAAGCATCACCATGGGACTTACAAACCTTGAAGAAGTCACTTTGGGAATCAACAAGGAAGAGGACTATCAAATACGCTTTAAAAGTGTAATGGGAGTCGAGATTCCCGAGGTTATTTATAATAAAACTGAAAAAATAAAGCCCCAGTACGGTTTTTACAGGAGTAATCCATCATTGGATATCGCTATCTTTGCCCTTAATGAGGTAAAGTACCTATCCTATGAACTGGCAAGGGTTGAGACTGCGGCATACAAACTTTCTGTGGAAATCAGAAAGACTCAAAAAAGAGCCAATGCGCTGGAAAAGATTCATTTGCCTCGACTGAAAGGTCAAATTAAATTCATTACTGATACCATAGACGAAAAAGAGCGGGAAGATTTTTTCAGGCTTAAGATAATTAAAAAAAAGCAGAATGACGGAATCTGA
- a CDS encoding histidinol-phosphatase, translating to MIKTNYHAHCTYCDGKNTIEDMVLRAVEAGFEHIGISSHAPIEEEHWTMDEKMLEEYFNEIEEIKLKHKDKIKVYTGMEIDYFFDRGLNPVMKNHMERLDYFIGSVHALGKTDEDRYWFVDDAFEGVEEGIKTTFHGDGRRAVETYYEIMSKMVKESNPDIVGHMDIIKKNNKNSILFNEEDQWYVDVVKGFLSIVKEYGSVIEINTGGIRRYGADCFYPSHWILDLIKDMDVKITVNGDSHDLEGMDFYYGETRDLLISKGIDHIYAFDGKEWIKTKF from the coding sequence ATGATAAAAACCAACTACCATGCACACTGTACGTATTGTGACGGCAAAAACACTATAGAAGATATGGTGTTAAGAGCTGTTGAGGCCGGCTTTGAACACATCGGAATAAGCTCTCATGCGCCGATAGAGGAAGAGCACTGGACTATGGATGAGAAAATGCTCGAGGAGTATTTTAACGAGATAGAAGAGATTAAGTTAAAACACAAAGACAAGATTAAGGTTTATACAGGAATGGAAATAGACTACTTTTTTGACCGTGGACTAAACCCTGTAATGAAAAATCATATGGAAAGGCTCGACTATTTCATAGGATCTGTCCATGCACTGGGGAAAACAGATGAGGATAGATACTGGTTCGTTGATGATGCATTCGAAGGGGTTGAAGAGGGAATAAAGACTACCTTCCATGGTGATGGCAGAAGAGCCGTGGAAACATATTACGAAATAATGTCCAAAATGGTAAAAGAGAGCAATCCGGATATAGTAGGTCATATGGATATCATAAAGAAAAACAACAAAAATAGTATTTTGTTCAATGAAGAAGATCAGTGGTACGTAGATGTTGTTAAAGGGTTTTTATCAATAGTTAAAGAATACGGGTCTGTAATTGAAATAAATACAGGAGGAATACGAAGATATGGAGCAGACTGCTTCTATCCAAGTCATTGGATACTCGATTTGATAAAAGATATGGATGTGAAGATTACAGTAAATGGAGATAGCCACGATTTAGAAGGAATGGATTTCTATTATGGCGAAACGAGAGACTTGCTGATTTCAAAAGGGATTGATCATATATATGCGTTTGATGGAAAAGAGTGGATAAAAACAAAATTCTGA